From the Apus apus isolate bApuApu2 chromosome 4, bApuApu2.pri.cur, whole genome shotgun sequence genome, one window contains:
- the POU4F2 gene encoding POU domain, class 4, transcription factor 2, whose translation MMMSLSSKQPFGLPHGGSGGGSGGLHETKYSALHTASPCPSAGAAAPAASSPSSTGTGGSAGRGSGSGPGSGSGSGGSGSGSGPGGGAEAMRRACLPAPPSNIFGGLDESLLARAEALAAVDIVSPSKSHHHHHPPHHSPFKPDATYHTMNTIPCTSAASSSSVPISHPSALSGTHHHHHHHHHHHHQPHQALEGELLEHLTPGLALGAMAAPDGAVVSTPGHAPHMAGMNPMHPAALGMAHAHGLPAHMGCMSDVDADPRDLEAFAERFKQRRIKLGVTQADVGSALANLKIPGVGSLSQSTICRFESLTLSHNNMIALKPILQAWLEEAEKSHREKLAKPELFSGAEKKRKRTSIAAPEKRSLEAYFALQPRPSSEKIAAIAEKLDLKKNVVRVWFCNQRQKQKRMKYSAGI comes from the exons ATGATGATGTCCCTGAGCAGCAAGCAGCCCTTCGGCCTCCCTCacggcggcagcggcggcggcagcggcggcctCCACGAAACCAAGTACTCGGCCCTGCACACCGCCTCGCCCTGCCCCTCCGccggcgccgccgcccccgccgccagctcccccagcagcaccggCACCGGCGGCTCCGCCGGACGCGGCTCCGGCTCCGGTCCTGGCTCCGGCTCCGGCAGCGGCGGCTCCGGCTCGGGCTCCGgccccggcggcggcgcggAGGCGATGCGGCGGGCCTGCCTGCCCGCCCCTCCG AGCAATATATTCGGCGGTCTGGACGAGAGCCTGCTGGCCCGCGCCGAAGCCCTGGCAGCGGTGGACATCGTCTCCCCGAGCAagagccaccaccaccaccacccgCCGCACCACAGCCCCTTCAAGCCGGACGCCACTTACCACACCATGAACACCATCCCCTGCACCTcggccgcctcctcctcctcggtGCCCATCTCCCACCCGTCCGCCCTGTCGGgcacccaccaccaccatcaccaccatcaccaccatcaccaccagccccaccagGCGCTGGAGGGGGAACTCTTGGAGCACCTGACGCCGGGGCTGGCTTTGGGGGCTATGGCAGCCCCCGACGGCGCCGTGGTCTCCACGCCGGGCCACGCTCCCCACATGGCCGGCATGAACCCCATGCACCCGGCGGCGCTGGGCATGGCCCACGCCCACGGGCTGCCGGCCCACATGGGCTGCATGAGCGATGTGGACGCCGACCCCCGCGACTTGGAGGCCTTCGCCGAGCGCTTCAAGCAGCGCCGCATCAAGCTGGGGGTGACCCAGGCCGACGTGGGCTCGGCGCTGGCCAACCTGAAGATCCCGGGGGTGGGCTCCCTCAGCCAGAGCACGATCTGCCGCTTCGAGTCCCTGACCCTCTCCCACAACAACATGATCGCCCTCAAGCCCATCCTGCAGGCCTGGCTGGAGGAGGCCGAGAAGTCCCACCGCGAGAAGCTGGCCAAGCCCGAGCTCTTCAGCGGCGCGGAGAAGAAACGCAAGCGGACCTCCATCGCCGCCCCCGAGAAGCGCTCGCTGGAGGCCTACTTCGCCCTCCAACCCCGGCCCTCCTCCGAGAAGATCGCCGCCATCGCCGAGAAGCTGGACCTAAAGAAGAACGTGGTCCGCGTCTGGTTCTGCAACCAGCGCCAGAAGCAGAAGCGCATGAAGTACTCGGCCGGCATCTGA